The genomic window CATCTTCCATCGGGATGATGAGATCGAACTTTATATCAACGCACTCCAAGACGTTGTCGTCGGCCATGCCCCGAACAACGTCTTCGTGTACGGGCCTACGGGAGTCGGTAAAACGGCAGTCACGAAGTGGGTCCGTGACAAACTCCAAGAGAAAGCAGATTCACAGGACGTTCCCTTGACTGTCCTCGGGCCGATCAACTGTCGTAACTACAAGTCCTCCTACGCACTCGTCACATCACTCGTCAACGAGTTCCGCTTACCAGATAACCAACTTCCGGACAGTGGCTATAGCACAGATCGTGTCTTTGAGTTCCTCTACGAGGAAATAGAGGCTGTTGGGGGCAACGTTCTCATCATTCTCGACGAGATTGACAACATTCCGCCCGATGCCCGTAATGACTTCTTGTACGAACTACCTCGTGCCGAAGCTAACGAAAACACACCTATTTCAGAGGCGAAAATCGGTCTCATCGGGATCTCGAACGATCTGAAGTTCGTCGATGTCCTCGAGCCGAAAGTCAAATCGACGCTTGGGGAGCGCGAGATCAAGTTCGGACCGTACAACGCAAATGAGCTCCAGGATATACTCGAATACTACGCTGATATCGCGTTCTGGGACGGCGTTCTTGAGGACGACATCGTTCCGCTGGCAGCCGCCTTCTCTGCTCAGGAACGGGGTGACGTTCGCCAAGGCCTTCGAATCC from Halostagnicola kamekurae includes these protein-coding regions:
- a CDS encoding Cdc6/Cdc18 family protein, with the protein product MFPLQTVETLAGWWVVLIASVREVQTMVDVDENPFDEKDSIFEQKQPLKKDTFTPETIFHRDDEIELYINALQDVVVGHAPNNVFVYGPTGVGKTAVTKWVRDKLQEKADSQDVPLTVLGPINCRNYKSSYALVTSLVNEFRLPDNQLPDSGYSTDRVFEFLYEEIEAVGGNVLIILDEIDNIPPDARNDFLYELPRAEANENTPISEAKIGLIGISNDLKFVDVLEPKVKSTLGEREIKFGPYNANELQDILEYYADIAFWDGVLEDDIVPLAAAFSAQERGDVRQGLRILEKAGEYARMEDANTVTEEHTRRATDTIEKDEILDYFEQDLSSQQALTYLATTLAFIEPKHEAATKRIYNLYSSIAESSGRRVKSERKIYEFLDQLSMQGLVRSAEKNLGRKGGRKYVYEVTDDPADIIDAALQSSYSNAVPSNVNEILNHYLEDEATDFEPPDESSEEQQVLWKFV